ttagattttccaaattctccTTCGCCGAAAAGAGTCAGAAAAGACAGAAAAGTTCAAACAAAAACCTTTGAAAAACAAAGAGGAAGTCAGACCTTCGAAAGTGATTTTGCTGGTGCTGATGCAGAAGAAAATTCAAACTCTACCTCAGTGCAAAAAGGACGCAGGTTGtttaattttcaatatgaaGGGTGTTCAGTTTTGATTCCAGggatacaaaatatttttacattttgattgttttgaagcactgagatggcacacaacctgaacatagtatgtgtaccaggttagggttcagacTGTACgttatcttggtgcacatacttcgggagcgcctaaTCTGCTTTCAacgctttaaccactaggccatcAAGCCAAACTGACCAACTTGAGCCCCAAATCTTGCCCCAATCAGCATTTTCTGGAGGATAATGTATTTCCATATCTATATAGTTTCGGTAGTCCATGGTATTACACTGGTTGCCTCAGTCTCTTTTGCTTCTGAATGTGTGTAACGTTGCTTTAAGTAAGAAGGATGTGCAAGCGCTCAGACGTCTCTCAAACTTTGCATTTATGAAACAatactttttttgttttcagtacTCCTGCCCGCAGTATTCTGAGTGAGGATGGGGTTAAAATAGGAAAACGAACAAGTACTTTCACTCCTGCtgtaagaaaaagaaaaatcttAGCACCTGAAGGTTTTTTCCCGGACATAGAAGATGATGCTGGTAGGTAGagcaaatttgtaaaatatcgcCCACAATGCAAAAGGAccaaaactcaatatttcactGCTCTGAATATACTGtgaaatattgtttacaaaaatagaatattgaaTGTATTCTGAGATGGTAATTGGTAATCATTGGACACAAACTAAATGTGACCCATGATGGCATAGCAGGTTAAAATCTCTGGCTCATATCCCATGCTCACGACCTCACTCACCCAGGCTGTAATAAACTAGGTAGGCAACGCCGAATCAAAAAGATTTTGGTCATTCCAAACTAGAGTGTCTCCTTATCTAGTAATAGGAGCTTCTGTCTTGTTCAGAGTATAAATAAGTTGAtagaaaaatattacaaattatgtttgctAATGCGTAATGTTTGAGATAGACATTGTTTTGATCaatattccattttttaaaatgtaagcaataaaagtaagtttattttttgtctggccCTCATATGTCAAATGCTCGGCATggcaaattttcaaatgaaaaattttattgattgtGAATATACGATATCGAATATGATCAATTTCGAAAGTACTTGAgtattgaattttgtttcagaCATACCTAGCTTTGTAAAAACTATCTTAAAGGTAAAAGATCATAAATAAAACGATGATAAAATGGGTTATGATATATATGTAGTAGTTGTAATCTTGGTTATGATATCGCTAATGGTCAATCCTATTCTACTAATACTACAAActtattttttcaatacaaattttctcaaaacaagGCCCCGGTctagtttgaaaaaatttctttaatATTGCAAGTTACCTTGTTACACTTAATTAGCAATTCACAATATTCTCTCTGTTTAGGTTGGGCCAAATACTTTAAAGAATGCGAGGATAAAACTCAATCGGATAGTTCTTTCAATATAAAAGTTACAGTACCAATGTCCGCACTTCCTACAATGGTGCCTATTCAAACAACTGTTAACACACAACTGAAGTCTTCCAATTCTTCTATCCTGACATTTCGTAAGTAAATGTGTTTTAGTTAACACTTCTGATTTGAAACCAGTGGTTTTATCAGGAAGCCATGTGGCTGCAAAATAGTTTATTTGTCTTTTATTGCCTGAATTgtattaaatatgaatatataaatataaaaccaaacCTATTACTGGCATAATGAAGTGTTCGGTAATGTgtatcaattttaataaaactgGCAAGCCTATGgctattttatttgaataaaacaatataaCGTACATTGATATGCACTCTTGAATTTGAATTGAAACTTTCGAACTCCAGTTGGAAACTACTAATTTAAATGCTTGCATACAAATGAACCATCAGTATCGCTACCGTTCACTTACATTtcgtgtattttatttttcattgttatttcaAAGATTGTGGTCTGTGCTTCAGGATTAATTTTTGGGGTTTGTACCAGTAATTAGATAAAAATGTCCACGATCCATTGTCCAAGAAACATGTTTAACAGAACTTCTACCAAATTAAACTTCCAATAAGCTGTGTCACCAAAACTTACCCTATACGAAACGTTTTTCAGTCATCAGAGCGAGAGGTTTTTCCATGAATTTGAGTTATGTAGAATTTGGCACCTCATTTCTCTTTTCATGATGGTATTGACTTGAAATGATTATTCTATTATTcactatcatatatatatatttttttctgagCGAGTGTGCATGACCTTGCCACAAGGACATTCTCTCAAAATATCTCAATATCATCTTTTTGTCAATTCAGAGAAAAAGCTTCCAACTACAATTGCTACCCCGGGACTGAAAAATGTGGCATCTGATGAACAAGGTGCTAGTCCAATCGCTGGTCTTTCTACAGTTGTCCGAAAAGTTAATTCTGATACGGCTGCAATTTCTCCTGGCAATGTTGTTATAAGTAAAACCAAGCTTGCGACAAATTCTAATAACAAACCAGTCTATCAATTTCATATTGTACCTAAAAGTCAAAAGAATAAGCCAACACCGAGTAAGTTTATATACAATAAGTACCTTATGTATTCACATTTTACGGCTAATAAGCCAAGGTAACTTTTTAGCACCGAAATAAGGGTTTTTCTATATTACCATCCAGTGAGCCGACTGCCGAGGCAGAAAATTTGTGATACGGTTTTCTCTGATTGTCAGTTAAGCACCAATTCTTGGTCTATCTTTATCAGTTCTATTTTCCTTGGTGAAGCGTCAATGAGCTTCTCCGTCTTTGACGTGTTTACAGTACACGTGCCAAGCGCATTTTTTTCATGGGTTGCACACTTGACGATATTGTTAATTGCTTTTGCTCATGATGCACGCACAAATACGGCAACATCAAATATAGTAGCAGCAGAGATATTCCAGATTCACACTATGAAAATGCCAATTCATGAAACAAACTGAAAAGGCAAATTGTTGTCCCccttttttattatattctggTTCAAAGCTAATAAATAGTAACCCCAGAAAAATCAAATAAGCTTACCCACTAAATCCGGCCAAAAATCGGGGGTTCAAAAATTGACCTATTAGCCtgaaaatacagtatatatatatgttgttttgTCCTTCGTACAAACAGTTTTGCATAGTTCATCCTTACCCCTCTTTTTCTACCCAACATCTGGAAAGCACTTTGCCTACCTATCTATCTAAGTGAATGTACCTCTTGTTTTATCCTTTTGTTCCTTTACTTTACCCGTTATCCTTTTTATCCTTAAGTTTTGTCCAACATTTAAATAAGGGGGCGCATGCCCCATATTTGTGTGTTAGGCCATCATGGActtgtgaaaatttaaattaaatttaactatTTAATGTTCTTATTTTGGGTTATTTGtatgtatttttgtaacaatttttaatacatctaattttttttttataatttctattTCAGTTGCTCCAAAGCACAATCCATCTTCCACCCAGCCACTGTTTGGTTTAATAAATAAAGTTCAAAGCATGTTATCTCAAGGTAACTTATATACATGTTACCTATGTTTGTGTCACAGAATTGAGAGGTTCAAGGAAATAAAGCACAAGATTACCTTTTTCTTAAGTGATTGTCATCGGTGCACCTAGCTGGCTAATTTCCTTTTGTTTCTTTATAATGATaagatgatttttttttgccgAAGTATACTTGTGAGCTTTCTTTAGAATACAGTTTTATGTCCCAAGATTATTAGAGGTTCAAGGTGATAACTAAAGAAAGGTCAAATGAAATCTttcaaatatacttgctattttattgaaagagattatgttattcttgtATAATATCTCATTCAAGTATCTTTGTAGCAATTGCTACAAACACATTTGAAATGGAAAGTAAAAACAAGAAGAGAGCAGTTTATTAATTAATACACAATATACTAGTATTatctaccccccccccccccccctaaaaataaataaataaagaattggCGGTGCTCTACCATACACTTGTATGTAGTGGTAAATGGGTTATTGGgttatcaaaaaaaaaagcgTGCCAAAGTTTCATCAAACAAATGACAACTTAATTATTTGGATAAAATGCATTCATTCATAGCAGCAAAATGTTGTCTTACTCTATAGCAGCCTATATTTTCGGTAATATACATTTTGCTATTGCTTTGGtattttgctatttatattatGCATATATTCGGCTGGAAAGCACTGTTCTAATACTTTCATATCTTTATTTCTAGTACCACGAACACCAGTAGATCTAAGATGTCTAGAAGTGACTCACTCTACTTTACTAGTACAGTGGGATGCTCCGATAAACTGTGTTGTAACTCATTACAAAGTTGTTTTCCAAGGTAAGATTTCAATTTCTGTTTTTGAAAGGatagatatttatattttaagtttttataTTATGGGTTATTACCAAATACATTCTTTTTAGGTGCCGGGGCCCCAACAGTTCAACTTCTGCCACCCGAGCAAACTCTTGTCAGACTTGTTGGATTGAAGTCAGATACTATGTATGTCGTTCGTGTCTACACACTTTACAACCAATCTGTCAGCCAATATGCTTTCTTGTATCAAAAAACAAGTAAGTTTTGGATTTTGGATTGATATATTGCGACTTGAAGTGCGAATAACTAAAATTCTGTCATGAATTTTTATTGAGTTAAATAATATATGGTAACAAATTTTATGGAGATTTCTCTCAAAGAAAATTCACACACACTCACTTCAAAGAAAATAAGGCTTATCTCTGAACATATTATATACGACCAGCCGACCACTGAAAGGCTACTTAAAACTAGTTCCAATTATGGTGGTGGATTATGCGCTAGCAAATCCAAATTGACATAATACTTGGAGCAGTTGATATCAATACGATCAGAAAAACAATCATAATGAGGTGAACTAAACTATTGGGTCTGGATACAAATCTGACTAATCAGCCTGCTGGTATATCTGAACAACATGACTACTCAAGTTAAGTGCATTCAGAGTTCTTCATGCCATAtgactagggctgtccaaaatcgaatatttttttgattcgaatcgaaccgaatatttttctcacatcgaaccgaataatcgaatattattgcgcaatcctcCTAACTTTGTctctaatgtacaataaaaacttcCTCTCCAATATTGTGATAACTAATGTGCAGTTATAtctaaattattgcaaatattttgcataactATGTTTTCAGAGTTATAAAAGGAGATCACAAGCTTccttgaactggtcaaaaaattagttttgaaaacTATCAAGTGTTAAGAGTTGGAAATTGCACAGACTCTTTGAATGCCCTTAGTTTGATGACATTATTAGTTGATGACCATATTGTtgctgtacaacagccatcaactcacaagagtgcaattatttgccATTATTAGTAGTAAATGAATGATACAAAGTGTTGCCATTGGAAGAAATTACACATTCTTTTGAAAAAAGGGTATTGGACCTCCAAAACGTGTTTCAGTcttgtaccatgttcctatgattacTAACTCAGCTTCTACAACTCCCTGTTCCTGCGTCAGTAACTGTGGCGTCAGTAACTGTGGCGCCATCAGAATTTGGTggcgattctatttatagaactggcATTTTTGCTGATActaaatttgcctttttctTCTTGCGTTCTCTCAAAAAACGTCATCTTTAAATCATTGTTACTGTTATTCATTGtaaacttttttcatttatgaccatgcatgaaatggataATTACATGTCACCGGGCAATAGGAGAAACTTTTTTACAGCAAAGAAAGCGATAGAAACATGTTTTTGCTTGTCCCGTGTAAAACGTGGTGCAAAGGTGGTCGTGAGGCGCATTATGCACCAAATTTTAGCGATTCATAAATTGGCCGAAAAACGCTTttaataatttgcgattcgatttccAATATTCGGTTGGCTTGGACAGCCCTCCATATGACTAATTTTGTCACCAGAATTACTTAACATCActataatatttgaatgtaATATAGAACACAGGCTGTGTAAAACATTGTGTAAAATTATTCATTGCTTTCTCCATTTTTAGATAAGCTTCGTGATAGCACAACTAAACCAGTAGATGATGTTGTTCTTGTGCTTGATGACAATGAACCATTAAATACACTACATGGTACGATGCCTACATCTAAAAAAGAAACGGCAACAACTAAAAATAACAATGGTGCTGCTAAGACCACAACAACTGTAGAGAAATCTTTTGTACCAGCGACAACATCAGTCTCTTCGCTGACATCTACCAGCCATAATTCGATAACCACTGATCAACAACAGGCTTTGAAAAAACAGCTGCAAGACGAATCTGAGAAAAAAAAGGTTATTAATGAATTGCTCGCCGgtttcaagaaaaataaatatcaaaaaaataaaacggtAAAATCGAATATAGGCTTGAGCGCTGCCACTGAGACTGCTGGGAAGGAAACATGTATCGGGAAAGACAATCGACCATTTGAGCAGGCTGATGCCAAAGCAGTGACTGATGAATTGAAAGCAGATGTTGATAACGAGGTGCTCTCAAATGCACCTGCCTCTCCTGAAGTAACCATAGTGGCAACATCGACAATAGGATGTGTCACTGGCAATAGCAAACTAATGAACAAAACGGAGGACCAGATCAATATTGTTAAAGTTATTCCAGCAAGTAACCTAGCAAGCACTGACAAAAGAGAAGAGATGCATGTGTTAATTGATTCACTAAACAATGGTTCGATCATATCAACTAAGGAAAATAATGCTGAGAAATCAATGAAAAGTCCTGATGAAATTAAAGACTCTACTGCAGTATCTGAAGATGAGAAcaatattgttaaaattattcCAGCACGTAACCAAGCATGCACTGACAAAAGAGAAGAGGTGCATGTGTTAACTGATCCACTAAACAATGGTTCGATCACATCAACAGTGGAAAATAATGCTGAGAATAAAACGGAATCTCTCGATGAAATTAAAGATGTTGTGGTAGTTGGTGAACTACCACATACTTTATTATCTGATGATCAGATcaatattgttaaaattattcCAGCAAGTAATCAAGCACCGACTGTTGGAAGAAAAGAGGTGCATGTGATAACTGATTCGCCAAACGTTGTATCGACCATGCCAGCAGCGGAGAAAGAAACTGGAACTCTTGATGAAATTAAAGATGTTGATGAACTACCGTATACTGCAGTATCTGATGATCAGATCAATATCGTTAAAATTTTTCCAGCGAATAACCAAGCATTTACTGTCGAAACTGAAGAGGTGCAGGTGATATCCGATACACAAAACGATGGCTCAATCATTTCAACAGTGGAAAATAATGCAGGCAATAAAATGGAAACCCCTAATGAAAATAAAGATATGAATGAACAACCACATACTGCAATATCTGATAATGCCATTACCTTAACTTTGCATCCAAACAGCAATGTCTCGAAAAATGCGATAGAAATTTGCGATGAAGCCGATCCAGAGTCAATTGAGACATCTGATCTTCCTACAAATCCAGTTTCTTGTGAGACCCCTAATTCTGATGAAACTGAAGAAATTAGCAGTAACAATGTCAAAGATGACAAAGAAAACATGCAGCCACAGACTGACGATTGCGACTTGGGAtttaatattgtaaatattgttagCTTGAGTAATCAGTCGAAAGTCGAAACTAACACAACAAACTATGGTGGTGATGAATTAGTGGCAACTGAAAGGAGTGATACAGGATCTGTGAATATTTCGCAAGAGGATATTTTACCCAAAACATCATCATTACTTTCCACAAATTTGGAAGCGTCAAACAATGAAAAGGTAAATAATCAGGATAAAAAAGCAGGAGGCTTGAATGCTAATGATATGATGGAACTTGATGACTGTTCGACAAATTCTGAACTGAAAGACGAGAACATAAGTTCAAAGTCCCCTACATTTTCATTGCCAATTTCACCAGTACCACCAAGCCTAAAGGTGCCTTCTACATCGACTTCTGATGAAGACACCACTGAAACAGAAAGAGCTGATGAAGTTGCTGATTGTGAAGACATCATATTGAATCTGGACGACTCCCCTATTCTACAAACAGAAAATGACAGCACGGATTCGGATAATGAAAATAATCCCGGACCTGATGAAAGGGAGTTGATgatagaaaaaaataatgagaaaGATGTGGATGAGGTGCAGTCAATTGTAAATCAACAAACTTCAATTTGTGATTCAACTCCTACACTCGATGACATCAAAGATATCATAAATGAAGATCTGTCATGGTTGTAACGTTTATGGTATTTTGATACCTATATTTTCAGAATCATGTACAAGAGCTGATGCTTTTTATTTTGTAAGTAGTTGTTGCTCTGCCGAAAGCTTTTTTCGACATTGTTCAACATTATGTAACAGAAGCTGTACTGTATGCCTTTTACACATAATAATTAGAAGGCCTCTAATTTCTGATCGTTGGTTCATTCactttcttgtttttatttgtgtttgGAGTTTGCTAGAGCTACAGTTGTAAATAGGATTATGTGAATTCCGCCTTCAGTTTACTTTGGTAACCTATTATTGGGGTTAGGTATTTGTACCGCTAGATATCACACTAACGTTTGTATCTACTCATTAAACTGCCACTTCTTTTGAATAAATTCTTAATGTATTATTGTAAAGAAAATTTTGTCTCTCCTGGATAATTATTTTTAGCGGTATTAGTTAAAAGCCAATGGGATTAAACAATCCATACAATGACCGTGTCGACTTATGAGAGGAATCTTgagttttcaaaattattttacatgTTCCAGCCACTGTCATATCCTGGAGATAATTTTAATGCAGAATCACAGATATTGAAGGGGTGCTCAAAAGGGCTGCTTTACATTTTTCTTGGGCCATTGTAGGCCATAGAATTGCTGGGAATGTTTTGCTAGGGGAATCTACCTTTCGGGCACCGCACTATCCTACAAAATAACCATCCTGAATCTTGATGCAAAGGTAGTGCAAGCTGTCCCCCTCAGCAGAGTAACAAAACCTGAGCCTTCATCGATTCGGCCTTCACTCAGACAGACCATTTTAGAATGTTATTGACCTCTCCATCAAACAGATCTGAACTGTGGTCCCTATTGATTTTCTAAACATAACTTAAATGGTGTTCGTGATATAAGTTCTGCGAAGTGAGCCCAATGTGACGACTGAAAGCCCAAACGATTCATATCTTGTCCATCACCAGTTTAATATTTATGGCCTTCCTGGAGTTTCGTAGAAGtcgtttttttaaatagtttggGAAAATAATGTAGACCTCCCAGGACTCGACAATCTAGCAGTGCAGTAGTAATGCCACTACACATGTTGGTCATAGAAACAATATCCCAACCATAAGGTCGCAATGTTCTTTTTTCACACTGTGCCATGTATAATGCCAAAAGGTATCAATTTATTCAGTAGAACATAGGCGAAATTACGAGTAAATATATAAGTAAtgatgaatgaaaaattaaGCATTGTAAATCAATAAATAACTTTATCACATAGTTCATTTGTTAAATCATAAGTAACTCCTTTCCAAACAAATTTACTAGGTAACTCAACAGTCTGTCCATCACTCAGTGATGTGATTTTCACTGAATCGTCGAATACGAACCCAGAACTAATATCAATAGCAAGTGAAGACTTGATCAAACCTATTCCACCATACCTATCATGACAAATATGGTAAACTCGACCAGTGTGGGGCAGCATGCACAAAGTTGTAGGCTCAAAAGGCAAAGTTAGTTTATCTCCAGCACCACCATAAGAAAGTAGGTATTGTACTCCCCCAGAATCCAGTTCAGTCTTCTCTATAATATGGGTATAAACAATTGGGTAGTCATCACatctgaaatgaaaataaaagtatgaCAACACACCTAAAAAGAGGAAAGACCTGGTGatattgatgaaaacaaattCTCACACCGGTGTCAACTGTATTATAGTAAGACATCAATAGCATCTCACTGACCAACTTGGTGAGCTTATCGTAAAATGATAAGTCATTTTTGTAAAAGTAAGAAGAGGTAACAAATAGGTAATTCAATACTGTTTATGTACCTTATAAAATTTCTCTCTCTCCCACACAGTGATAAATAAGGAAATGAGTCCTGGTATCGACCAGTCACATTCCCTTTTATTCGCCTGAagaaaaattccaaaaaaggtTTGTCTTTGAAACATGTGATAAAATTTTTCACTTTAGTATCATCAAGAAATAATTGACCTTGATGatcaatataataaaagtattctcttatatttttttctgcaTATTGTCCTTGTGTGTACGCTTTGTTTGCTGCAGCATTTGACGAGTAATTGCATCTTATAGCTCCGATTACTGTCAGCTTTcttatcaaatttttgaaacactGACTAGAATAATTTGTAAGACAAGAAACCATTTTAAAGTTCACATCACTTTATGCTATCagagaaatatattatgaataaaaaatacatttactAACAACGAAAGTGAAAAATTGCTTTGAAGAATAATGCACCAATGTGAAATTTGATAAATCTCAAGATAAATGTTATTCTCGGTAAGTATGAGGGAACATAACGTAAATCCTCACCTCGCACATAAGctgagtttaaaactcaaaaaaatagCCAAACTGAGAAGTCGGCTCAAATGCGCATAAATGCGATGATCACACTAATTCTCTTCAACCATTTGCTGTGATAGGTGCATATGATGTTACGTTTCGTAGGGTCGATAggcaatttttataaattcaccgtTTTCAGGGGGTCGGcctatatgcgaggatataaGTACACACATTCCTTGGTAATGATTGTTATTGGTGCTAATTTGGGGCCAAAAAGATTCTAACTCTATGTCATCTTATATTAAAACCATGTGGTTGTAGCAATAACAAATTCAGGAAAACAAGTTATGTGATAAAATTCTCACAATAAAAATATGCAGTTTTGAAAGTAAACTAAAATTGCAAAGTCATTACGAAACATATTTTTGATATGTAGTTGGGACTCTTGTCTAAATATGAAACAGTTTCGAGCAGGCCAGTTATGCAATAATGCATATTTTTACATACATATtcgtgataaaaaataataagtgcaagaaaataatattattactttattataataaataaacgaaaacaTGAAACGAAACTTACTATAGCAGCCAGGAAATAATCAATGTCAAACACAGCTTGCCAAGAATAGCAATGCACGAAGCAAAATTATCATATGAATTTGGATACATGACATTCGAAtgctttttaattaaaaatcatattatttttaCCATGTGACACCAGATATGTGAAAAATGAATGGATTTAATTATGGAATTATGGCCCATTCAAAACTATGGCAGAATTCAAACTCTGCAAagtgtaaaaaataaaattctatttTAGACAACCAGTTTCGAAAGGGAATAAGCCCCATTTTTTCCATTAAGAATTCAACCATAATAACCCAACTGAGATGTGTTTACTGCACAAAAATTTGGTATCAAAGAAAGTTCAAATTTCATATCAGAATGTCAGAAATGATAATTATATTATGGTGATAAATCACATTTTCACCAAAACGTCTGAATCGTGATTTAGTTGCTTATTTAAACAGACAGATATTGATCAGAAGATTCCAATTAAACAATCAATGATCATATTCAACCATGTTTGGGGACATGATGGCAATACTGATGATATGTTATTTAATATGGTTCATATTTGAccaataatatgaaattaaaatataaatagccaATTTACTGACTGTATATAACTATTTATGGATGTTCTGAATCCCAATCCCAGCTGTCTCCATGAAAGGATATAAATATTAGAATTCTAGAATTGAAGattatttaaaattacaatGAATATGGTTCACAATTAGATGATTTCTACCAAATCAATCTATAATGAGAACAACTTGACGTATTAACTTGACTCAATTTGTTATAACTTATAAACAAAGGTGGCGGGAGGTTCATTTTCCCTGAAACATTTTTTACTGTTTACCACAACACAAAAAATTGATCTTTGCCAGTTATTGAAAAATTGTAGATATCTTCCACACTCAAAAGTAACAGATTAAATTGTTTAGTTTTTGTATATCCTGCAGAATTCACAAATGAGTAACGAGCCAAATGATCATGTTCAAAATTATACTCTTCCAATAAACAAAATCTACATTAAAAACTGAATTTTCAGTTTTTCCACAATTTGTCTGAATCATTTGCGTTCAACTCAATCTCTAACTAAGTATTTGAATGGCTATCATGTGTACTGTGTAGTCCAGTCACcataaaaaattgcacaaacaaCAATCAGAACATTCTGTCTAACCTCGTCAAATCCCCATCCTTAGCCATTGATTGGCCAACTGCTACCAGACTTGTCATTATTAACAATATGATAAGAATTTCAACATCGAATGGTAACAGTTAAAAATTTTAATGCACCCCTGTATTATTCACTGTGAAGCAAGTATGTGTTGAATCTTATCTTCTTGCGCTTTTCTGGTCGCAGCAATAGTTTTAGATTTGACAAATTCTTTTGTAAAGTCATTTACATCCATATCTCCATCTAAAAAATTTTCTACCATCTTTTCTGCTTTTTCTTCTTGTTCAGCAGTTGAGACTTGAATTCTgagtgaaatattatttaaagaCATCCATTCTGAAGCTTCCATAAATTTTTTGACATTGCCATCATATTCTTCTTTCATTTTTTGACATTTATCAAAACTTTTAACTAAATTTTCTCTACATTTCTCAAGGTCTGCAGACCTAGATAAATTGTCCtttgcaattttttcaattcgTTTTGAGATTTCTTCTCTTTCATCATGAATCGCTTTCGACATTTCAGTGCTGTGAAACACACCTAGGAGTTGGATTTCATCTTCATCG
This is a stretch of genomic DNA from Styela clava chromosome 2, kaStyClav1.hap1.2, whole genome shotgun sequence. It encodes these proteins:
- the LOC120335338 gene encoding uncharacterized protein LOC120335338; this translates as MKCDSCSLVLPTAIKLFEHIQQSCLLFYKSHPASWAKILSSLDSDESTSTESKAVAVPHPPQMDATSTTKSSSPSPSSSSTNSTGTPNSIQKKTKLPQTHSSKMVMLHAPKTVNTIDIPYICKCETSFKSLEQFREHLKVCTLGKEPPFCIMFKGQDNEMLRPLKNVHMTVSDYFYGIVDEKTVKLKTVNRRCNCYSCGKTLRNNIRFMSHLRHKIINEWEKKSPASDIVVCQHCYRHYDSPFQLQCHVENVHGSLPAACSCRICELHFVSERTFLFHMKDKHVHNELPYVCKVCMYRSSHYSDVIKHFRDAHTDTTALMCPFCLTVSYNANYFLKHVIQHIKSSADCYRCRLKFVNIKDRSFHIQTDHQSQTIKEKAKKFKNLNKCQVYVRVSPLQLAHRQNLLNKTKMLKDQIESNSSGDSSQKPIFSISLLPKKQNIEVAGALTGSSVETGSPVAKKTSSIPNVQLPAYLSPLKRPTRIKKLRMTPREFSVIRCHECQDSITIETDLLKHFSHYHECRWCVYVTACEKASHNHVLKEHADAEMREELTGRVEKPESPILSSAMVDEEEQPTPQVKKEPTIEVPDKQLLPPTAEATEEETTKSTLVNKSADTSKARRKQSNPMKIKNSDFPNSPSPKRVRKDRKVQTKTFEKQRGSQTFESDFAGADAEENSNSTSVQKGRSTPARSILSEDGVKIGKRTSTFTPAVRKRKILAPEGFFPDIEDDAGWAKYFKECEDKTQSDSSFNIKVTVPMSALPTMVPIQTTVNTQLKSSNSSILTFQKKLPTTIATPGLKNVASDEQGASPIAGLSTVVRKVNSDTAAISPGNVVISKTKLATNSNNKPVYQFHIVPKSQKNKPTPIAPKHNPSSTQPLFGLINKVQSMLSQVPRTPVDLRCLEVTHSTLLVQWDAPINCVVTHYKVVFQGAGAPTVQLLPPEQTLVRLVGLKSDTMYVVRVYTLYNQSVSQYAFLYQKTNKLRDSTTKPVDDVVLVLDDNEPLNTLHGTMPTSKKETATTKNNNGAAKTTTTVEKSFVPATTSVSSLTSTSHNSITTDQQQALKKQLQDESEKKKVINELLAGFKKNKYQKNKTVKSNIGLSAATETAGKETCIGKDNRPFEQADAKAVTDELKADVDNEVLSNAPASPEVTIVATSTIGCVTGNSKLMNKTEDQINIVKVIPASNLASTDKREEMHVLIDSLNNGSIISTKENNAEKSMKSPDEIKDSTAVSEDENNIVKIIPARNQACTDKREEVHVLTDPLNNGSITSTVENNAENKTESLDEIKDVVVVGELPHTLLSDDQINIVKIIPASNQAPTVGRKEVHVITDSPNVVSTMPAAEKETGTLDEIKDVDELPYTAVSDDQINIVKIFPANNQAFTVETEEVQVISDTQNDGSIISTVENNAGNKMETPNENKDMNEQPHTAISDNAITLTLHPNSNVSKNAIEICDEADPESIETSDLPTNPVSCETPNSDETEEISSNNVKDDKENMQPQTDDCDLGFNIVNIVSLSNQSKVETNTTNYGGDELVATERSDTGSVNISQEDILPKTSSLLSTNLEASNNEKVNNQDKKAGGLNANDMMELDDCSTNSELKDENISSKSPTFSLPISPVPPSLKVPSTSTSDEDTTETERADEVADCEDIILNLDDSPILQTENDSTDSDNENNPGPDERELMIEKNNEKDVDEVQSIVNQQTSICDSTPTLDDIKDIINEDLSWL
- the LOC120336124 gene encoding UPF0598 protein CG30010-like; amino-acid sequence: MVSCLTNYSSQCFKNLIRKLTVIGAIRCNYSSNAAANKAYTQGQYAEKNIREYFYYIDHQGQLFLDDTKVKNFITCFKDKPFLEFFFRRIKGNVTGRYQDSFPYLSLCGRERNFIRCDDYPIVYTHIIEKTELDSGGVQYLLSYGGAGDKLTLPFEPTTLCMLPHTGRVYHICHDRYGGIGLIKSSLAIDISSGFVFDDSVKITSLSDGQTVELPSKFVWKGVTYDLTNELCDKVIY